A region of Streptomyces halobius DNA encodes the following proteins:
- a CDS encoding acyl-CoA-like ligand-binding transcription factor, producing the protein MLTDEYDTLLEAGIRARPADEPMVEAVRQVAIETLLRIDAADRTGLVQRARLIREVPAVRGRTAEHTARDAAMISALLAERTGRPADDLEVRVIGAAIPAASRRRC; encoded by the coding sequence ATGCTGACGGACGAGTACGACACCCTGCTGGAGGCCGGGATCCGCGCCCGTCCCGCCGACGAGCCGATGGTGGAGGCGGTGCGGCAGGTCGCCATCGAGACACTGCTCCGGATCGACGCGGCGGACCGTACCGGACTCGTCCAGCGTGCCCGGCTGATCCGCGAAGTCCCCGCCGTCCGAGGCCGTACCGCGGAGCACACCGCCCGGGACGCCGCGATGATCAGCGCCCTCCTGGCGGAGCGCACCGGACGCCCGGCCGACGACCTGGAGGTGCGGGTCATCGGTGCGGCGATCCCGGCGGCCTCCAGGAGGCGCTGCTGA
- a CDS encoding MDR family NADP-dependent oxidoreductase, whose amino-acid sequence MTNRTHREVRLAARPQGPVTDDLFEIVEVPVPEPAPGQVLVRNTLMNVAAVMRTLMDETTDVPMPSFQLGEPLNGAAIGAVVAAPGTDLNPGDLVQHRLGWREYALLDAPQAQRIDPDVLPDPAGYLSQGPTAWMGMVRGAEVRPGDTVFVTGAAGGVGSLAGQIARLRGATRVIGSTGSQAKADRLTAEFGYDAVVMRGAGPIEEQLRRAAPEGIDALFDNVGGEQLRAAIAVANRGARLALIGALSRQLSEDGPFTTEIDTLSLLARSITLRGLALYDHLDLIPEWHTTFGKGLRDGTLTFPHVRLQGIEQAPRALRELTEGRHLGAVVVEL is encoded by the coding sequence ATGACGAACCGTACGCACCGTGAAGTCCGCCTGGCCGCCCGTCCCCAGGGGCCGGTCACCGACGACCTCTTCGAGATCGTGGAGGTGCCGGTTCCGGAACCGGCACCGGGCCAGGTCCTGGTACGCAACACCCTGATGAACGTCGCCGCCGTGATGCGCACCCTGATGGACGAGACCACCGATGTGCCGATGCCCTCCTTCCAGCTCGGCGAGCCGCTGAACGGCGCGGCCATCGGTGCGGTGGTGGCCGCCCCGGGGACCGATCTCAACCCCGGTGACCTGGTGCAACACCGCCTCGGCTGGCGCGAGTACGCACTGCTGGACGCCCCGCAGGCGCAACGTATCGACCCGGACGTGCTGCCCGACCCGGCCGGTTATCTCTCCCAGGGCCCCACCGCCTGGATGGGCATGGTGCGCGGCGCCGAAGTGCGCCCCGGGGACACGGTGTTCGTCACCGGGGCGGCGGGCGGCGTCGGCTCGCTGGCGGGCCAGATCGCCCGGCTGCGGGGCGCCACCCGCGTCATCGGCAGTACGGGATCGCAGGCCAAGGCGGACCGGCTGACCGCGGAATTCGGCTATGACGCGGTGGTGATGCGCGGCGCGGGCCCCATAGAGGAGCAGCTGCGCCGGGCCGCCCCGGAGGGCATCGACGCGCTCTTCGACAACGTGGGCGGCGAGCAGCTCCGGGCCGCGATCGCCGTCGCCAACAGGGGCGCCCGCCTGGCCCTCATCGGGGCGCTGTCCCGCCAGCTCTCCGAAGACGGCCCGTTCACCACGGAGATCGACACCCTGTCGCTGCTCGCCCGCAGCATCACCTTGCGCGGCCTTGCCCTCTACGACCACCTGGACCTGATCCCGGAGTGGCACACGACGTTCGGCAAGGGCCTGCGCGACGGCACGCTCACCTTCCCGCACGTCCGGCTCCAGGGCATCGAGCAGGCGCCGCGGGCGCTCCGGGAGCTGACGGAGGGGCGTCATCTCGGCGCCGTGGTGGTGGAGTTGTAA
- a CDS encoding pyridoxal phosphate-dependent aminotransferase — protein MQVIQSTKLANVCYEIRGPVLEEAMRLEAAGHRILKLNTGNPAAFGFACPPEILEDILRSVGTAHGYGDAKGLLSARRAVMQHYQTKGIELSVDDIYLGNGVSELIQMSMQALLDDGDEVLVPAPDYPLWTASVSLSGGTAVHYRCDERADWMPDLADIERKVTDRTKAIVVINPNNPTGALYDDELLRGIAELARRHNLIVCADEIYDKILYDGVTHTPFASLAPDLLTLTFNGLSKSYRVAGYRSGWLAVCGPKAHASSYIEGLTILANMRLCANMPAQHAVATALGGHQSINDLVLPGGRLLEQRDTAHELLTQIPGVSCVKPKGALYAFPRLDPKVYKVKDDRRMVLDLLRAEKIMIVHGTGFNWPEPDHFRLVTLPNKDDLTDAITRIGSFLDGYGQH, from the coding sequence ATGCAGGTGATCCAGTCAACCAAGCTCGCCAACGTCTGCTACGAAATCCGTGGCCCGGTCCTCGAGGAGGCCATGCGGCTTGAGGCGGCGGGTCATCGCATCCTCAAGCTCAACACGGGCAACCCGGCGGCGTTCGGCTTCGCATGCCCGCCCGAAATACTGGAGGACATCCTCCGGTCCGTCGGCACGGCCCATGGCTACGGCGATGCGAAGGGCCTGCTCTCCGCCCGCCGCGCGGTGATGCAGCACTACCAGACCAAGGGCATCGAGCTCTCCGTCGACGACATCTACCTGGGCAACGGCGTCTCCGAGCTGATCCAGATGTCGATGCAGGCGCTGCTGGACGACGGCGACGAGGTACTCGTCCCGGCCCCGGACTATCCGCTGTGGACGGCCTCGGTCTCGCTCTCCGGCGGTACGGCCGTGCACTACCGCTGCGACGAGCGGGCGGACTGGATGCCCGACCTGGCCGACATCGAGCGCAAGGTCACCGACCGCACCAAGGCCATCGTCGTCATCAACCCCAACAACCCCACGGGCGCCCTATACGACGACGAGCTGCTGCGCGGTATCGCGGAGCTCGCCCGCCGCCACAACCTGATCGTCTGCGCCGACGAGATCTACGACAAGATCCTCTACGACGGTGTCACCCACACCCCGTTCGCCTCACTCGCCCCGGATCTGCTCACGCTGACCTTCAACGGTCTGTCGAAGTCGTACCGGGTGGCCGGCTACCGCAGCGGCTGGCTCGCGGTCTGCGGCCCGAAGGCGCACGCCAGCTCGTACATCGAGGGCCTGACGATCCTGGCCAATATGCGGCTGTGCGCCAATATGCCGGCCCAGCACGCGGTCGCGACCGCGCTCGGCGGCCACCAGTCGATCAACGATCTGGTGCTCCCCGGCGGCCGGCTGCTGGAGCAGCGCGATACGGCGCATGAGCTGCTCACCCAGATCCCGGGCGTCAGCTGCGTCAAGCCGAAGGGCGCGCTGTATGCCTTCCCGCGGCTCGATCCCAAGGTCTACAAGGTCAAGGACGACCGGCGGATGGTGCTGGACCTGCTGCGCGCCGAGAAGATCATGATCGTCCACGGTACCGGCTTCAACTGGCCGGAGCCGGACCACTTCCGTCTGGTCACACTCCCCAACAAGGACGATCTGACGGACGCCATCACCCGGATCGGCTCCTTCCTGGACGGTTACGGACAGCACTGA
- a CDS encoding SCO4983 family protein translates to MYEPIRTKSVHTMAAAPEIPHRSREEELDIRLAGQLTALLTVTDELHALAVRADDATDGDAAYGAALDAAALANAADRLAEQVARLNGGRCPLRAEPTGGDPSRIPALQQRAHTLAGNALAVATSRNDAAAITLTSERLEAHHAPLPDLATA, encoded by the coding sequence ATGTACGAACCGATCCGCACCAAGTCGGTCCACACCATGGCCGCCGCCCCGGAGATCCCGCACCGCTCCCGCGAGGAGGAGCTGGACATCCGGCTCGCCGGACAACTGACCGCGCTGCTCACCGTGACCGACGAGCTGCACGCCCTGGCGGTGCGGGCCGACGACGCCACGGACGGCGATGCCGCCTACGGGGCCGCACTGGACGCCGCCGCGCTGGCGAACGCCGCCGATCGCCTCGCCGAGCAGGTCGCGCGGCTGAACGGCGGCCGCTGTCCGCTGCGCGCCGAGCCGACCGGCGGCGACCCGTCCCGTATCCCGGCCCTGCAGCAGCGCGCCCACACTCTGGCGGGGAACGCGCTGGCGGTGGCCACTTCCCGTAACGACGCCGCGGCGATCACCCTGACGTCCGAGCGCCTGGAGGCGCACCACGCGCCGCTTCCGGACCTCGCTACGGCGTGA
- a CDS encoding IclR family transcriptional regulator: MSQTVDRALSILPLLAEGPANLEQVAVRLGVHKSTALRLLRTLHEHGIVYRQADQRYRLGARLFTLAQQAVENLDIREIAHPHLVALHEKCGHTVHLAVHEENEVLYIDKVESRYPVRMYSRIGKPVAITVAAVAKLLLADLPEAERRALAEKLDYPRYTSRSTPDAAAFLAELAKVREQGWATDLGGHEEFINCVGAPIRGADKRVVAAMSVSAPNVVVTADELLTLLPLVRRTAEAISREYSGTTPAKDPA, translated from the coding sequence ATGAGCCAGACAGTCGATCGCGCGCTGAGCATCCTTCCGCTGCTCGCGGAGGGCCCGGCCAACCTCGAACAGGTCGCCGTCCGCCTCGGCGTGCACAAATCCACCGCCCTGCGCCTGCTGCGCACCCTCCACGAACACGGCATCGTCTACCGCCAGGCGGACCAGCGCTACCGCCTCGGCGCCCGGCTCTTCACCCTCGCCCAGCAGGCCGTCGAAAACCTCGACATCCGGGAGATCGCCCACCCCCACCTCGTCGCACTCCACGAGAAATGCGGACACACCGTCCATCTCGCCGTCCACGAGGAGAACGAGGTCCTCTACATCGACAAGGTCGAGAGCCGCTACCCCGTCCGGATGTACTCCCGGATCGGCAAACCCGTCGCCATCACCGTCGCCGCGGTCGCCAAACTGCTGCTCGCCGACCTGCCCGAGGCCGAGCGCCGCGCCCTCGCGGAAAAGCTCGACTACCCCCGCTACACCTCCCGTTCGACGCCCGACGCCGCGGCCTTCCTGGCCGAACTGGCCAAGGTCCGCGAACAGGGCTGGGCCACCGATCTCGGTGGCCACGAGGAGTTCATCAACTGCGTGGGCGCCCCCATCCGCGGCGCGGACAAACGCGTCGTCGCCGCCATGTCGGTCTCCGCGCCGAACGTCGTCGTCACCGCCGACGAACTCCTCACCCTGCTCCCCCTGGTACGCCGCACCGCCGAAGCCATCAGCCGGGAGTACTCCGGCACGACCCCAGCAAAGGACCCCGCATGA
- the trhA gene encoding PAQR family membrane homeostasis protein TrhA, producing MTSAPDAAESRPSTAPAAAGRGSPTDSDSDSVPDPGTGSGTATTTATPVTSTDTGPIAALAAVTSPLKPKLRGWLHAGMFPAVLLSGVILTALADSTRGRLACAIYTLTACLLFGVSALYHRGNWSPRADGVLRRLDHANIFLIIAGTYTPVTVLLVPGSRGQVMLWAIWAAALAGIAFRVFWVGAPRWLYTPCYLAMGWAAVFFLPDFLRTGGIAVLVLVIVGGVLYSAGGVIYGIKRPNPSPRWFGFHEVFHSFTLAAFVVHYVGISLVAYSHA from the coding sequence ATGACTTCCGCGCCAGACGCCGCCGAGAGCCGCCCCTCCACCGCGCCTGCCGCGGCCGGCAGAGGCTCCCCGACCGACTCCGACTCCGACTCCGTCCCCGACCCCGGCACCGGCTCGGGCACCGCGACCACCACGGCCACCCCGGTGACCAGCACCGATACGGGGCCGATCGCGGCGCTGGCCGCCGTGACCTCGCCGCTCAAGCCGAAACTGCGCGGCTGGCTGCACGCCGGGATGTTCCCCGCCGTCCTGCTCTCCGGAGTCATCCTCACCGCGCTGGCCGACAGCACCCGCGGACGGCTGGCCTGCGCCATCTACACGCTGACCGCCTGCCTGCTCTTCGGCGTCAGCGCGCTCTACCACCGCGGCAATTGGAGCCCGCGGGCGGACGGCGTTCTGCGCCGCCTCGACCACGCCAACATCTTCTTGATCATCGCCGGCACCTATACGCCGGTGACGGTGCTGCTGGTGCCCGGATCCCGCGGCCAGGTGATGCTCTGGGCGATCTGGGCGGCCGCACTGGCCGGTATCGCCTTCCGCGTCTTCTGGGTCGGCGCACCGCGCTGGCTCTACACCCCCTGCTATCTCGCCATGGGCTGGGCCGCCGTCTTCTTCCTCCCCGACTTCCTGCGGACCGGCGGCATCGCCGTGCTGGTGCTCGTCATCGTCGGGGGGGTGCTCTACAGCGCGGGCGGCGTCATCTACGGCATCAAGCGCCCCAACCCCTCACCGCGGTGGTTCGGCTTCCACGAGGTCTTCCACTCCTTCACACTGGCGGCCTTCGTGGTGCACTACGTCGGCATCTCGCTGGTGGCGTATTCGCACGCCTGA
- a CDS encoding RidA family protein, which translates to MTDKIALTPATHTTPPAKFSHGVKKGNILQVAGQVGFLPAAEGRPPTPAGPTLREQTLQTLANVQAILEEGGATWDDVMMIRVYLTDIDHFAEMNAIYNAYFEAEGLKEAPAARTTVYVGLPKGLLIEIDALAVLG; encoded by the coding sequence ATGACGGACAAGATCGCCCTCACCCCGGCCACCCACACCACCCCGCCCGCGAAGTTCTCGCACGGCGTCAAGAAGGGCAACATCCTCCAGGTCGCCGGCCAGGTCGGTTTCCTCCCCGCCGCCGAGGGTCGGCCCCCGACGCCCGCCGGCCCCACGCTGCGCGAACAGACCCTGCAGACCCTCGCCAACGTCCAGGCCATCCTCGAAGAGGGCGGCGCGACCTGGGACGACGTCATGATGATCCGGGTCTATCTCACCGACATCGACCACTTCGCCGAGATGAACGCGATCTACAACGCCTACTTCGAGGCCGAGGGCCTCAAGGAAGCCCCCGCCGCCCGCACCACGGTCTATGTCGGCCTGCCCAAGGGACTGCTCATCGAGATCGACGCCCTCGCGGTCCTGGGCTGA
- a CDS encoding amino acid deaminase, producing the protein MAGERLAKGLTQGVVQGLGGLADERIDHRFKALPPDADGLTIGELAAQRRNLFRGGFTTPVLALSAESVEHNLAVMETYAERHGLAFAPHGKTCMAPQLFARQLERGAWGITAAVPHQVRVYRAYGIQRIFLANEVVDAAALRWLARELDTDPDFRLICYVDSLRGIELMDTALREAGATRPVDVVVELGAGEGARTGVRTETECLELADAIAGVDTLRLVGIAGYEGEVPQPTPERVAAYLRRLVALTVEFDKAGRFADLDRIVISSGGSAWFDTVAEVFAELPELSAPALKLLRSGAYVSHDSGHYRRITPFNRVPEEGELQPAFRLWAQVVSRPTPEQAFLNAGKRDAAHDLDLPQAQVVRSGRDGTVRPADGITVTGLSDQHAWLATESAGALEVGDWVGLGLSHPCTSFDKWQLIPLVEADGTVVDLIRTFF; encoded by the coding sequence ATGGCCGGCGAGCGGCTCGCGAAGGGACTCACGCAGGGAGTCGTCCAAGGACTCGGGGGACTCGCGGACGAACGGATCGATCACCGCTTCAAGGCGCTCCCCCCGGACGCCGACGGCCTGACCATCGGAGAGCTGGCCGCCCAGCGCCGCAACCTCTTCCGTGGCGGCTTCACCACCCCTGTCCTGGCCCTCTCCGCCGAGTCCGTCGAGCACAACCTGGCCGTGATGGAGACCTATGCCGAACGGCACGGCCTGGCCTTCGCCCCGCACGGCAAGACCTGTATGGCCCCGCAGCTCTTCGCCCGCCAACTGGAGCGCGGGGCGTGGGGCATCACCGCCGCCGTCCCCCACCAGGTCCGTGTCTACCGCGCCTACGGCATCCAGCGGATCTTCCTCGCCAATGAGGTGGTGGACGCGGCCGCGCTGCGCTGGCTCGCCCGCGAGCTGGACACCGACCCGGACTTCCGGCTGATCTGTTACGTCGACTCGCTGCGCGGTATCGAGCTGATGGACACGGCGCTGCGCGAGGCCGGGGCCACCCGCCCGGTGGACGTCGTCGTCGAACTGGGCGCCGGTGAGGGCGCGCGTACCGGCGTCCGTACCGAGACCGAGTGCCTGGAACTCGCCGACGCCATCGCGGGGGTGGACACCCTCCGGCTGGTCGGCATCGCCGGCTACGAGGGCGAGGTCCCGCAGCCCACACCCGAGAGGGTCGCCGCCTATCTGCGCCGGCTGGTGGCACTGACCGTGGAGTTCGACAAGGCCGGCCGGTTCGCCGATCTCGACCGGATCGTCATCAGCTCCGGCGGCAGCGCCTGGTTCGACACCGTCGCCGAGGTCTTCGCCGAGCTCCCCGAGCTGTCCGCCCCGGCCCTCAAGCTGCTGCGCTCGGGCGCGTATGTCTCGCACGACAGCGGCCACTACCGCCGTATCACTCCCTTCAACCGCGTACCGGAGGAGGGCGAACTGCAGCCCGCATTCCGGCTGTGGGCGCAGGTCGTCTCCCGTCCCACCCCCGAGCAGGCGTTCCTCAACGCGGGCAAGCGCGACGCCGCGCACGACCTCGATCTGCCGCAGGCCCAGGTCGTACGGTCCGGCCGGGACGGCACCGTGCGCCCGGCGGACGGCATCACCGTCACCGGCCTGTCCGACCAGCACGCCTGGCTCGCGACGGAGAGCGCGGGCGCCCTGGAGGTCGGCGACTGGGTCGGGCTGGGTCTGTCGCACCCCTGCACGTCCTTCGACAAATGGCAGCTGATCCCGCTGGTCGAGGCGGACGGCACGGTCGTCGACCTCATCCGCACCTTCTTCTGA
- a CDS encoding N-acyl-D-amino-acid deacylase family protein has product MDLVIRDAKVVDGTGGASCRADVAIDGGRIAALVREGAGRRPSARRVLDAGGLALSPGFIDMHAHSDLALLRDPGHEAKAAQGVTLEVLGQDGLSYAPVDDATLAQVRAQITGWNGGAPGDTSPDFTWRSVGEYLDRLDHGFDGHGIAVNAACLVPQGTVRMLAVGYEDRAASADELTRMKQLVAEGMEQGAVGLSSGLTYTPGMYASDAELTELCRVVARYDGYYCPHHRSYGAGALQAYEEMLAVTREAGCALHLAHATMNFGVNKGRAPELLALLDKALASGADITLDTYPYTPGCTTLAAMLPGWAAVGGPEAVLARLQDPESAARIRHDLEVTGSDGCHGVPIEWDTVEISGVRDPGLAGHVGKTLAHSAAERGEAPWTTARRLLIDDRLGSTILHHVGHEENVRQIMRHRVHTGGSDGILQGDKPHPRAYGTFPRYLGTYVRELGVLSLEECVAHLTSRPAARLRLPDRGLVREGYRADLALFDPETVAAGSTFEAPRVLPLGIPYVLIDGRFVIEDGRRTDVLAGRAVRRTDGPAGEGSGGRAGRAAAGRAGTVTPRDTLHTNS; this is encoded by the coding sequence ATGGACCTGGTCATCCGTGACGCGAAGGTCGTCGACGGCACCGGCGGCGCCTCCTGCCGGGCCGATGTCGCCATCGACGGCGGCCGGATCGCCGCCCTCGTGCGCGAGGGTGCGGGCCGACGCCCCAGCGCCCGCCGGGTGCTGGACGCCGGCGGCCTCGCGCTCTCCCCCGGCTTCATCGACATGCACGCCCACAGCGACCTCGCCCTGCTGCGCGACCCCGGTCACGAAGCCAAGGCCGCCCAGGGCGTCACCCTCGAAGTCCTCGGCCAGGACGGCCTGTCGTACGCGCCGGTGGACGACGCCACCCTCGCCCAGGTCCGCGCCCAGATCACCGGCTGGAACGGCGGGGCGCCCGGGGACACCTCCCCGGACTTCACCTGGAGGTCGGTCGGCGAGTACCTCGACCGGCTCGACCACGGCTTCGACGGCCACGGCATCGCCGTCAACGCCGCCTGTCTCGTCCCCCAGGGCACGGTCCGGATGCTCGCGGTCGGCTACGAGGACCGCGCGGCCAGCGCCGACGAGCTCACCCGGATGAAGCAACTGGTCGCCGAAGGCATGGAACAGGGTGCCGTCGGCCTCTCCTCCGGCCTGACCTACACCCCCGGCATGTACGCCTCGGACGCCGAACTGACCGAACTGTGCCGGGTGGTGGCCCGCTACGACGGCTACTACTGCCCGCACCACCGCTCCTACGGGGCGGGCGCCCTGCAGGCGTACGAGGAGATGCTGGCCGTCACCCGCGAGGCCGGCTGCGCCCTCCATCTCGCCCACGCCACCATGAACTTCGGCGTCAACAAGGGCCGCGCCCCCGAGCTGCTCGCCCTCCTGGACAAGGCCCTCGCCTCGGGTGCCGACATCACCCTCGACACGTACCCCTACACCCCCGGCTGCACGACCCTGGCCGCGATGCTGCCCGGCTGGGCCGCGGTGGGCGGGCCCGAGGCGGTCCTGGCCCGCCTCCAGGACCCGGAGAGCGCCGCCCGGATACGGCACGACCTGGAGGTCACCGGCTCCGACGGCTGCCATGGCGTGCCCATCGAGTGGGACACCGTCGAGATCTCGGGCGTGCGCGACCCGGGACTCGCCGGCCACGTCGGGAAGACGCTCGCCCACAGCGCCGCCGAACGCGGCGAGGCCCCCTGGACCACCGCCCGCCGTCTCCTCATCGACGACCGCCTCGGCTCGACGATCCTCCATCACGTCGGCCACGAGGAGAACGTCCGGCAGATCATGCGGCACCGTGTGCACACCGGCGGCAGCGACGGCATCCTCCAGGGCGACAAACCCCACCCCCGCGCGTACGGGACCTTCCCCCGGTACCTCGGCACGTACGTGCGCGAACTGGGCGTGCTGTCGCTGGAGGAGTGCGTCGCACATCTGACCTCGCGCCCGGCCGCCCGGCTACGGCTGCCCGACCGCGGCCTGGTCCGCGAGGGCTACCGCGCCGACCTGGCTCTCTTCGACCCCGAAACGGTCGCCGCCGGCTCGACGTTCGAGGCGCCGCGCGTGCTGCCACTGGGTATTCCGTACGTCCTGATCGACGGCCGCTTCGTGATCGAGGACGGCCGACGGACGGACGTACTGGCGGGACGGGCGGTGCGGCGGACGGACGGACCGGCGGGCGAGGGGAGCGGCGGACGCGCTGGTCGGGCGGCGGCGGGCAGGGCCGGCACCGTCACCCCCCGTGACACACTCCACACCAACAGTTGA
- a CDS encoding sugar kinase, which yields MVTFLPTTPGRLADVPAFERAIGGAESNVACMLAAAGHRARWLSRVGADSFGDHLVQAITGYGVDTRAVRRDPTRPTGIYFRTAGDRVTDAHEVAYYRAGSAASAMSVTTMDLAAIGSGRILHLSGITAALSEDCLGLLGDLTTPRPGRPLVSFDVNHRAGLWTGDRDPRILLDLARRADIVFVGDDEARDAWGLHGIRALREAIPEPDILVVKQGRGGAMAFHDVFQGVDDPLLHRTGITELRTRVPSLNVDVIAAAGAGDAFAAGFLSATLRGLPVRTRIRYGHLWAAAALTAPGDLAAPPGRALADRLAGLDDTAWGTLHLGPGWTNAMAADEQADEEVRTR from the coding sequence ATGGTCACCTTCCTGCCCACCACACCGGGGCGGCTCGCCGACGTACCCGCCTTCGAGCGCGCCATCGGCGGTGCGGAATCCAATGTGGCGTGCATGCTCGCCGCCGCCGGCCACCGCGCCCGGTGGCTCAGCCGGGTGGGCGCCGACAGCTTCGGCGACCACCTCGTCCAGGCCATCACCGGCTACGGCGTCGACACGCGCGCCGTACGCCGCGACCCCACCCGCCCCACCGGCATCTACTTCCGCACCGCCGGCGACCGCGTCACCGACGCCCACGAAGTGGCCTACTACCGGGCCGGTTCCGCCGCCTCCGCCATGTCCGTCACCACCATGGACCTGGCGGCGATCGGATCGGGCCGGATCCTGCATCTGTCCGGGATCACGGCCGCCCTCTCCGAGGACTGCCTGGGCCTGCTGGGCGACCTCACGACTCCGCGCCCCGGCCGCCCACTGGTCTCGTTCGACGTCAACCACCGGGCCGGACTCTGGACGGGCGATCGGGACCCCCGGATCCTCCTCGACCTGGCGCGCCGCGCCGACATCGTGTTCGTCGGCGACGACGAGGCCCGGGACGCATGGGGCCTGCACGGCATCCGGGCCCTTCGCGAGGCGATCCCCGAGCCGGACATCCTGGTCGTCAAGCAGGGCAGGGGCGGGGCGATGGCCTTCCACGATGTCTTCCAGGGCGTCGACGACCCGCTCCTTCACCGCACCGGCATCACCGAACTCCGCACCCGCGTCCCGTCCCTGAACGTCGACGTCATCGCCGCCGCGGGCGCCGGCGACGCCTTCGCCGCCGGGTTCCTCTCCGCCACCCTCCGCGGGCTGCCCGTCCGTACCCGCATCCGGTACGGCCACCTCTGGGCCGCCGCGGCCCTCACCGCCCCCGGCGACCTCGCCGCACCCCCGGGCCGGGCGCTCGCCGACCGCCTGGCCGGTCTCGACGACACCGCCTGGGGGACACTGCACCTCGGCCCCGGCTGGACGAACGCCATGGCGGCCGACGAACAGGCCGATGAGGAGGTACGTACGCGGTGA